Proteins found in one Sorghum bicolor cultivar BTx623 chromosome 1, Sorghum_bicolor_NCBIv3, whole genome shotgun sequence genomic segment:
- the LOC8081476 gene encoding ATP synthase subunit b', chloroplastic: protein MATAMMAASTTSCSPRRAAPVLKPVASSSSSSSSSSARPRRPLAQQLPRLLATAAAAVAAAPLPVLAEQMEKAQLFDFNLTLPAIATEFLLLMVALDKLYFTPLGKFMDERDAKIRGELGDVKDASEEVKQLEDQAAAIMKAARAEIAAALNKMKKETTAELEGKLEEGRSRVEAELVEALANLEAQKEEAVKALDAQIASLSDEIVKKVLPSA, encoded by the coding sequence ATGGCCACGGCTATGATGGCTGCATCCACCACCTCGTGCTCTCCGCGCCGTGCTGCGCCGGTCCTGAAGCCggtggcctcctcctcctcctcctccagcagcagctcggcgcggccgcggcggcccTTGGCGCAGCAGCTCCCGCGGCtgctggcgacggcggcggcggcggtggctgcAGCGCCGCTCCCGGTGCTGGCGGAGCAGATGGAGAAGGCCCAGCTGTTCGACTTCAACCTGACGCTCCCGGCGATCGCGACCGAGTTCCTGCTGCTCATGGTGGCGCTGGACAAGCTCTACTTCACGCCCCTGGGCAAGTTCATGGACGAGCGGGACGCCAAGATCCGCGGCGAGCTCGGCGACGTCAAGGACGCCTCCGAGGAGGTGAAGCAGCTGGAGGACCAGGCGGCCGCCATCATGAAGGCGGCGCGCGCCGAGATCGCGGCGGCGCTCaacaagatgaagaaggagaccACCGCGGAGCTGGAGGGCAAGCTGGAGGAGGGCCGCAGCCGCGTGGAGGCCGAGCTCGTCGAGGCGCTCGCCAACCTCGAGGCGCAGAAGGAGGAGGCCGTCAAGGCGCTCGACGCGCAGATCGCCTCGCTCAGCGACGAGATCGTCAAGAAGGTGCTCCCATCCGCGTGA
- the LOC8081475 gene encoding arginine biosynthesis bifunctional protein ArgJ, chloroplastic, protein MPPPSLLHLHSRAPLQPRPFRMNSRAAPSRVVVCSVASAEGFISAAPILLPDGPWKQVEGGVTAAKGFKAAGIYGGLRAKGEKPDLALVTCDVDATVAGTFTTNVVAAAPVLYCKHALSTSKTGRAVLINAGQANAATGDLGYQDAVDSADAVAKLLNVSTDNILIQSTGVIGQRIKKEALLNSLPRLVGSLSSSVQGANSAAVAITTTDLVSKSIAVQTEIGGVAIRIGGMAKGSGMIHPNMATMLGVLTTDAQVSNDVWREMVRTSVSRSFNQITVDGDTSTNDCVIAMASGLSGLSRIQSLDSIEAQQFQACLDAVMQGLAKSIAWDGEGATCLIEVTVSGANNEAEAAKIARSVASSSLVKAAVFGRDPNWGRIACSVGYSGIQFDANRLDISLGVIPLMKNGQPLPFDRSAASRYLKDAGDAHGTVNIDISVGSGGGNGKAWGCDLSYKYVEINAEYTT, encoded by the exons ATGCCGCCCCCGTCCCTCCTGCACCTCCACTCCCGCGCCCCGCTTCAGCCCCGCCCCTTCAGGATGAACTCCCGGGCAGCTCCGAGCAGGGTCGTCGTCTGCTCCGTTGCGTCCGCCGAGGGGTTCATCTCCGCAGCGCCGATCCTCCTTCCCGACGGTCCTTGGAAGCAG GTAGAAGGCGGCGTTACTGCTGCGAAGGGGTTCAAGGCAGCGGGCATCTATGGTGGGTTGCGTGCCAAGGGCGAGAAGCCTGACTTGGCACTGGTCACCTGCGACGTCGACGCAACTGTAGCAG GAACATTTACAACAAACGTCGTTGCCGCTGCACCTGTTTTGTATTGCAAGCATGCCCTTAGTACATCGAAAACA GGTCGTGCTGTGTTAATTAATGCTGGGCAAGCAAATGCTGCAACT GGTGATCTTGGCTATCAGGATGCAGTGGATAGTGCAGATGCTGTTGCCAAG CTTCTCAATGTGAGCACAGATAACATATTGATTCAGTCTACTGGTGTCATTGGTCAAAGGATAAAAAAG GAGGCACTTTTAAATTCGCTACCTAGACTTGTGGGCTCGCTGTCTTCTTCAGTTCAGGG AGCGAATTCTGCTGCTGTGGCCATTACAACTACAGACCTTGTTAGCAAGAGCATTGCTGTCCAGACTGAG ATTGGTGGAGTGGCTATCAGAATAGGTGGAATGGCTAAAGGTTCTGGAATGATTCACCCAAATATGGCAACAATGCTCGGT GTTTTAACCACAGATGCTCAAGTCAGCAATGATGTCTGGAGAGAAATGGTCCGGACGTCAGTGAGTAGAAGTTTCAACCAAATTACA GTGGATGGTGATACTAGTACCAATGACTGTGTTATTGCTATGGCAAGTGGGTTGTCTGGTTTATCTAGAATTCAAAGTCTTGATAGCATTGAGGCTCAACAGTTCCAAGCTTGCCTAGATGCA GTAATGCAAGGTCTTGCGAAATCTATAGCATGGGATGGTGAGGGTGCAACATGCCTAATTGAG GTTACTGTAAGTGGCGCCAACAATGAGGCAGAAGCTGCTAAAATTGCTCGTTCAGTAGCATCTTCTTCTCTGGTTAAA GCCGCTGTGTTTGGAAGAGACCCAAATTGGGGACGAATTGCTTGCTCAGTTGGCTATTCAGGCATTCAATTTGATGCAAATCGACTTGATATTTCTCTGGGAGTTATTCCACTAATGAAAAATGGCCAACCACTCCCCTTTGACAG ATCCGCTGCTAGCAGGTATCTCAAAGATGCTGGAGATGCCCATGGTACAGTGAACATTGATATATCAGTTG GGAGTGGAGGAGGAAATGGAAAGGCATGGGGCTGTGATCTGAGCTACAAATATGTTGAAATAAATGCTGAATATACGACGTGA
- the LOC8084915 gene encoding pre-rRNA-processing protein TSR2 has protein sequence MASSSSSGTAGGRVVLSKEGATAMAECIGLLFGRWTALQLAVQNRWGGLDSQAKADRLASSVLSWFTRAAARGTGPLDQDELEGLLYDTMDESFDADIEDGSVEEVTKHLMIMYTRCLRKDYSYIDKLRKTRLAGSAITQSKEVLRGCESSSDEISRSEEEDDDDE, from the exons ATGGCCTCTTCCTCGTCCTCCGGCACGGCCGGCGGCAGGGTGGTGCTGTCCAAGGAGGGGGCGACGGCAATGGCGGAGTGCATCGGCCTGCTGTTCGGGAGGTGGACGGCGCTGCAGCTGGCGGTGCAGAACCGGTGGGGCGGCCTTGACTCGCAGGCCAAGGCCGACCGGCTCGCCTCCTCCGTCCTCTCCTGGTTcacccgcgccgccgccagag GCACTGGACCACTCGACCAGGACGAGCTGGAGGGATTGCTGTACGATACCATGGACGAGTCCTTCGACGCTGACATTGAGGATGGGAGCGTCGAGGAG GTTACTAAGCATCTGATGATTATGTACACACGCTGTCTGCGAAAGGATTATTCATACATCGATAAGCTTAGGAAGACACGGCTTGCAGGCAGCGCCATTACCCAGAGCAAAGAG GTGTTAAGAGGCTGCGAGAGTAGCAGCGATGAGATCTCACGCTCAgaggaagaagatgatgatgatgagtaa
- the LOC8084912 gene encoding histone H2A codes for MDSTAAGAGGKAKKGAAGRKAGGPRKKSVSRSVKAGLQFPVGRIGRYLKKGRYAQRVGTGAPVYLAAVLEYLAAEVLELAGNAARDNKKTRIIPRHVLLAIRNDEELGKLLSGVTIAHGGVLPNINPVLLPKKTAEKASTGGSKEAKSPKKAAKSPKKA; via the exons ATGGACTCCACCGCAGCCGGAGCGGGAGGGAAGGCGAAGAAGGGAGCGGCCGGACGCAAGGCCGGCGGGCCGAGGAAGAAGTCAGTGTCGAGGTCGGTGAAGGCCGGGCTCCAGTTCCCCGTCGGCCGCATCGGGCGCTACCTGAAGAAGGGCCGCTACGCGCAGCGCGTCGGCACCGGCGCTCCCGTCTACCTCGCCGCCGTCCTCGAGTACCTCGCCGCTGAG GTTCTGGAGCTCGCCGGGAACGCCGCCAGGGACAACAAGAAGACGCGCATCATCCCCCGCCACGTGCTGCTCGCGATCCGCAACGACGAGGAGCTCGGGAAGCTGCTGTCCGGTGTCACCATTGCCCACGGCGGTGTGTTGCCCAACATCAACCCGGTTCTGCTGCCCAAGAAGACGGCGGAGAAGGCGTCCACCGGTGGGAGCAAGGAGGCCAAGTCGCCCAAGAAGGCCGCTAAGTCCCCCAAGAAGGCATAG
- the LOC8084914 gene encoding histone H2B.1 codes for MAPKAEKKPAEKKPAAEEKAEKAPAGKKPKAEKRLPASKSSGKEGGEKKGKKKAKKSVETYKIYIFKVLKQVHPDIGISSKAMSIMNSFINDIFEKLAGEAAKLARYNKKPTITSREIQTSVRLVLPGELAKHAVSEGTKAVTKFTSN; via the coding sequence ATGGCGCCCAAGGCCGAGAAGAAGCCAGCGGAGAAGAAGCCGGCCGCCGAGGAGAAGGCGGAGAAGGCGCCCGCAGGAAAGAAGCCCAAGGCCGAGAAGCGCCTGCCCGCCTCCAAGTCCTCCGGTAAGGAGGGCggcgagaagaaggggaagaagaaGGCCAAGAAGAGCGTGGAGACCTACAAAATCTACATCTTCAAGGTGCTGAAGCAGGTGCACCCCGACATCGGCATCTCCTCCAAGGCCATGTCCATCATGAACTCCTTCATCAATGACATCTTCGAGAAGCTCGCCGGCGAGGCCGCCAAGCTCGCGCGGTACAACAAGAAGCCCACCATCACCTCCCGCGAGATCCAAACCTCCGTGCGCCTCGTCCTCCCCGGAGAGCTCGCCAAGCACGCCGTCTCCGAGGGAACCAAGGCCGTCACCAAGTTCACCAGCAACTGA
- the LOC8084913 gene encoding histone H2A, translated as MDSTGAGAGGKVKKGAGGRKAGGGPRKKSVSRSVKAGLQFPVGRIGRYLKKGRYAQRVGTGAPVYLAAVLEYLAAEVLELAGNAARDNKKTRIIPRHVLLAIRNDEELGKLLSGVTIAHGGVLPNINPVLLPKKTAEKASSGGSKEPKSPKKAAKSPKKA; from the exons ATGGACTCCACAGGCGCCGGAGCGGGAGGGAAGGTGAAGAAGGGAGCGGGCGGGCGCAAGGCCGGCGGCGGGCCGAGGAAGAAGTCGGTGTCGAGGTCCGTTAAGGCCGGGCTCCAGTTCCCCGTCGGCCGCATCGGGCGCTACCTTAAGAAGGGCCGGTACGCGCAGCGCGTCGGCACCGGCGCTCCCGTCTACCTCGCCGCCGTCCTCGAGTACCTCGCCGCTGAG GTTCTGGAGCTCGCCGGGAACGCCGCCAGGGACAACAAGAAGACGCGCATCATCCCCCGCCACGTGCTGCTCGCGATCCGCAACGACGAGGAGCTCGGGAAGCTGCTGTCCGGTGTCACCATCGCCCACGGCGGTGTGTTGCCCAACATCAACCCGGTTCTGCTGCCCAAGAAGACGGCGGAGAAGGCGTCCAGCGGCGGGAGCAAGGAGCCCAAGTCGCCCAAGAAGGCCGCCAAGTCCCCCAAGAAGGCATAG